The proteins below are encoded in one region of Eubacterium sp. 1001713B170207_170306_E7:
- a CDS encoding GntR family transcriptional regulator, with amino-acid sequence MENNMDLRQVVYRVLLTQIQFGTFACGERLPTIEEAAKWFSVSLDTIRPAYNRLRREGVITLSQKLGAVVCAHYDAQASEAAVQELFAQRAAAMSDLGHVMPALFLHAQWCALRQATPERLDSLEASARQCEVPPPFKIIHQLQQIYATLQNDLLLRLVWRSYMFFHAPFLSVPEIVDSFNRQENPFLEIIALCRQKDWAGLWRALAAFQNRLSASLDQFCADRITARPGPEPEVFCWSAYQKTSQVCYTLARSLLSQICRGECAPGSFLPSQGRLAETHGVSLSTVRRTLSLLCGVGVTRSINGVGTQVLPLEESAQNCDFSNPAVRKRLVEFTQALQLLAFSCGPAARMTLDALDDGGVREWSAQLEQVRSLGRPELAPYVCLSFIAQHVPSPILQGVYRELDSLLLWGCPLRSLYGGREPLDNRFGPCLDTLTACLSGRDAQGLAAELEALLSGKVQFAVEQLVRLGFDRSQLVTVPEPRPVWQARGRA; translated from the coding sequence ATGGAAAATAACATGGATCTGCGGCAGGTTGTCTACCGCGTCCTTTTAACACAGATACAGTTCGGCACCTTTGCCTGCGGCGAGCGCCTGCCCACCATTGAGGAGGCCGCCAAATGGTTTTCAGTCTCACTGGATACAATCCGCCCTGCCTACAACCGCCTCAGGCGCGAGGGTGTCATTACCCTGTCCCAAAAGCTGGGCGCGGTGGTCTGCGCCCACTATGACGCGCAGGCCTCCGAGGCCGCGGTTCAGGAATTGTTCGCCCAACGCGCCGCTGCCATGAGCGACCTGGGCCACGTCATGCCCGCGCTGTTTCTCCACGCCCAGTGGTGCGCCCTCAGGCAGGCCACGCCTGAGCGGCTGGACAGCCTGGAGGCCTCTGCCCGGCAGTGCGAGGTCCCGCCGCCCTTCAAGATCATCCACCAGCTGCAGCAGATCTACGCCACCCTTCAAAACGATCTACTCCTGCGCCTTGTGTGGCGGAGCTATATGTTTTTCCACGCCCCTTTTCTGAGCGTGCCGGAGATTGTCGATTCCTTTAACCGGCAGGAAAACCCTTTCCTTGAGATCATCGCCCTCTGCCGCCAGAAGGACTGGGCCGGACTGTGGCGCGCCCTCGCCGCTTTCCAGAACCGCCTGAGCGCTTCGCTGGACCAGTTCTGCGCAGACCGAATCACAGCCCGGCCCGGGCCAGAGCCGGAGGTTTTCTGCTGGAGCGCCTACCAGAAAACCTCCCAGGTGTGCTACACGCTGGCCCGGTCGCTGCTCAGCCAGATCTGCCGCGGAGAATGCGCGCCCGGCAGCTTTCTGCCCTCGCAGGGCCGTCTGGCAGAGACCCATGGCGTGTCGCTGAGCACCGTGCGCCGTACTCTGAGCCTGCTGTGCGGCGTGGGCGTCACACGCTCGATCAACGGCGTGGGCACACAGGTGCTGCCTCTGGAGGAGAGCGCCCAAAACTGCGATTTCTCAAACCCGGCGGTGCGCAAACGCCTGGTGGAGTTCACCCAGGCTCTGCAGCTGCTGGCCTTTTCCTGCGGCCCGGCGGCCCGGATGACACTGGACGCGCTGGACGACGGCGGCGTCCGGGAATGGTCCGCCCAGCTCGAGCAGGTGCGCTCTCTGGGGCGGCCGGAGCTGGCGCCCTATGTCTGCCTGTCCTTCATCGCCCAACACGTTCCCAGCCCGATCCTGCAGGGCGTTTACCGGGAGCTGGACAGTCTCCTGCTCTGGGGCTGCCCGCTGCGCAGCCTGTACGGCGGCCGGGAGCCCCTGGACAACCGCTTCGGACCATGCCTCGACACCCTGACCGCCTGCCTCTCAGGCCGCGACGCCCAGGGCCTGGCCGCTGAACTGGAAGCCCTGCTGTCCGGCAAGGTTCAGTTCGCCGTGGAACAGCTCGTCCGGCTGGGCTTTGATCGAAGCCAGCTGGTGACGGTGCCCGAGCCCCGCCCGGTATGGCAGGCCCGGGGCAGGGCGTAA
- a CDS encoding SRPBCC family protein produces MAKATKEIRFLCGAETLWGIVVNNENSAWRSDLSRIEILDGRRFVEYTKDGYPTTFTITAFEPNRRYAFEMENTNMKGQWMGTFSEEDGQTVFTFTEEAAPKKFFMRPFMGSYLKKQQDLYVADLARELGRQTKEEEAN; encoded by the coding sequence ATGGCAAAAGCAACAAAAGAAATCCGCTTTCTCTGCGGGGCTGAGACCCTCTGGGGGATTGTGGTCAACAATGAGAACAGCGCGTGGCGCAGCGACCTGAGCAGAATCGAGATTCTGGACGGGCGGCGGTTTGTGGAGTACACGAAGGACGGCTATCCCACCACCTTTACCATCACGGCCTTTGAGCCCAACAGGCGGTACGCCTTCGAGATGGAAAACACCAACATGAAGGGGCAGTGGATGGGCACCTTCAGCGAAGAAGACGGCCAGACCGTCTTTACCTTTACCGAGGAGGCCGCCCCCAAAAAGTTTTTCATGCGGCCTTTTATGGGCTCGTACCTGAAAAAACAGCAGGACCTGTACGTAGCCGACCTGGCCCGGGAGCTGGGCCGCCAGACCAAAGAGGAAGAAGCCAATTAA
- a CDS encoding ATP-binding protein, with protein sequence MKKSVRIKARESSGPAAAVKRGTPLLIVWILLAVAVLALLTILFYRSLEREIYRERAAYLKEISEQITTTTDTISTAQWDLAAIFSTQLQSMPLASFEGLTGFLGQEEHAFSQEEEGLSLLVFDDQGHYYNSAGRQEALPGELTAQTGAGSDRQVVITTLQSTPSTTDEMVFVLRLARPVVVGGSGVTLTHVAVARDMALFDQTFQVPVFSGQGENYIVRADGARVYHGQEASGAMDNSRNVLAPLRDYRFLYGSSYSALQDAVAAGESYSLVFADAAGKRYYATSAPLNSNGWVLLSFVPEDVVSADMQQFMRKTLLGMGTIAAVAIASVSIVMYMGVRCRASQKFMRQQEQSNLLLEQAVRTAEEASQAKTVFLSHMSHDIRTPINGIMGMTDIARRNMQDPARVSDCLGKIAASTQHLLRLVNNVLDMSRIESGKIELEDEVFHLKDVLEGCCSVVSGQCFEKKLRLEKKFTDIHSPYLRGDALHLRQIIINLLSNAIKFTPEGGVIVFTARQMARHNGTVGLYLAIRDNGIGMSEAFQKKIFEPFAQEDGKARSQYHGTGLGMSIVRQLVDLMDGEIEVQSAQGHGSTFTVSLRLPVGEAPETKEAEPEETNCSGLDQVRILLVEDNALNLEIAQYILEECGAVVTSAGNGREALDLFRQQPENSFDVILMDIMMPVMDGLEATRCIRRCDKGDAASIPIVAMTANAYARDRRAVMEAGMDHYLSKPIQREKLIALLETLTKGPTQAVRTPDVPQT encoded by the coding sequence ATGAAAAAAAGTGTCCGGATAAAGGCCAGGGAAAGCAGCGGACCGGCGGCAGCGGTAAAGCGGGGAACACCCCTGCTGATTGTATGGATTCTGTTGGCGGTGGCGGTTTTAGCCCTGCTGACCATTTTGTTTTACCGATCTCTGGAGCGGGAGATTTACCGGGAGCGCGCGGCTTATCTCAAGGAGATCTCCGAACAGATCACCACCACCACGGACACCATCTCCACAGCCCAGTGGGACCTGGCGGCCATTTTTTCCACCCAGCTTCAGAGCATGCCGCTGGCCTCCTTCGAGGGGCTTACTGGCTTTTTGGGCCAGGAGGAGCACGCTTTCTCCCAGGAGGAGGAGGGGCTCTCCCTGCTGGTCTTTGACGACCAGGGGCATTACTATAACAGCGCGGGGCGGCAGGAGGCCCTGCCCGGTGAGCTGACCGCCCAGACCGGCGCGGGCTCAGACCGGCAGGTGGTCATCACCACCCTGCAGTCCACACCCAGCACCACCGACGAGATGGTGTTTGTGCTGCGTCTGGCCCGGCCCGTGGTGGTAGGCGGCAGCGGCGTCACCCTCACCCACGTGGCAGTGGCCCGGGACATGGCTTTGTTCGACCAGACCTTTCAGGTGCCGGTGTTTTCGGGACAGGGCGAAAACTACATTGTTCGCGCCGACGGCGCCCGGGTCTACCACGGCCAGGAGGCCAGCGGGGCGATGGACAACAGCCGCAATGTGCTTGCGCCTTTAAGGGACTACCGGTTTCTCTACGGCAGCTCCTACAGTGCCCTGCAGGACGCCGTGGCCGCGGGTGAGAGCTACAGCCTGGTGTTTGCCGACGCGGCCGGAAAGCGGTACTATGCCACCAGCGCGCCGCTGAACAGCAATGGCTGGGTCCTGCTGAGCTTTGTGCCCGAGGACGTGGTGAGCGCCGATATGCAGCAGTTTATGAGAAAAACGCTGCTGGGCATGGGCACCATTGCAGCTGTGGCCATCGCCAGCGTGTCCATTGTCATGTATATGGGGGTGCGGTGCCGGGCCAGCCAGAAGTTCATGCGCCAGCAGGAGCAGAGTAATCTTCTGCTGGAGCAGGCTGTCAGAACCGCCGAGGAGGCCAGCCAGGCCAAAACCGTTTTTCTTTCCCACATGTCTCACGATATCCGCACGCCCATCAACGGCATCATGGGCATGACGGACATTGCCAGGCGCAATATGCAGGATCCGGCCCGGGTGTCCGACTGCCTGGGCAAGATCGCGGCCTCCACGCAGCATCTGCTGCGGCTGGTCAACAACGTGCTGGACATGTCCCGCATCGAGAGCGGCAAAATTGAGCTCGAGGACGAGGTGTTTCATTTGAAGGATGTGCTGGAGGGCTGCTGCAGCGTGGTTTCCGGACAGTGCTTTGAAAAGAAGCTCCGTCTGGAAAAAAAGTTTACCGACATCCACAGCCCCTACCTGCGCGGGGACGCCCTGCACCTGCGCCAGATCATCATCAACCTGCTCAGCAACGCCATCAAGTTCACGCCCGAGGGCGGCGTGATCGTCTTTACCGCCCGGCAGATGGCCAGGCACAACGGGACCGTGGGGCTGTACCTGGCCATCCGTGACAACGGCATCGGCATGAGCGAGGCTTTCCAGAAGAAAATCTTCGAGCCCTTTGCCCAGGAGGACGGCAAGGCCCGCAGCCAGTACCATGGCACCGGGCTCGGCATGTCCATTGTCCGGCAGCTGGTGGATCTGATGGACGGGGAGATCGAGGTCCAGAGCGCCCAGGGCCATGGCAGCACCTTTACCGTCAGCCTCAGGCTGCCTGTCGGCGAAGCGCCCGAGACAAAGGAGGCCGAGCCGGAGGAAACAAATTGCAGCGGCCTGGACCAGGTGCGGATTCTGCTGGTGGAGGACAATGCCCTGAACCTGGAGATCGCCCAATATATCCTGGAGGAGTGCGGCGCCGTGGTGACTTCGGCCGGCAACGGCAGGGAGGCCCTGGATCTTTTCAGGCAGCAGCCCGAAAACAGCTTTGACGTGATTCTGATGGACATTATGATGCCGGTCATGGACGGCCTGGAGGCCACCCGCTGTATCCGCAGATGCGATAAGGGCGACGCGGCCAGTATTCCCATTGTGGCCATGACCGCCAACGCCTACGCCCGGGACCGGCGGGCCGTGATGGAGGCCGGCATGGACCACTACCTGTCCAAGCCCATCCAGCGGGAGAAGCTCATCGCCCTGCTGGAAACACTGACCAAGGGCCCGACACAGGCGGTCCGCACACCCGACGTCCCCCAGACTTGA
- a CDS encoding HAMP domain-containing sensor histidine kinase, translating into MWIELFANFLTFFGPLFLRYYPFRSRLRVPAWVIGLFVALVWGGVVAALLVFGYSGPRTVWLYRGITFVIFFISSCFFIRDRFVKHFFVYLICYTFMAVCIGIAQFVMVRTGGGYPAMIMATLVFDLVTYPFIFLFFRRVLEPVMDIDNTRIWNIIWVPPLLSCFLISVATPGMLDAQSVSYVAIRTLLGISSLATCSILVIALGHVREQARREAELTREREVSAMKQNFLHDLSHELQVPVTVVSGFAQLTGEMMDDPDIDRAAVRDNMRRVDSEAGRMERLVRQLLDAAAMENGSFTLNRQAVDLVPVLENAAKVHFPVLDGGGNTLRLSLPQDLPPVDGDRERLLQVVLNLLTNAAKHTRNGQITLSAQERHGQVEVAVADTGEGISPEAMSRLFKRYAKGGGPDSHGLGLYIADQIVKAHGGQIAVVSAPGKGTTVRLTLPVMERRG; encoded by the coding sequence ATGTGGATCGAGCTGTTTGCCAATTTTCTGACCTTTTTCGGCCCGCTTTTTCTGCGGTACTATCCGTTCCGCAGCCGGCTGCGCGTGCCCGCCTGGGTGATCGGCCTGTTTGTGGCCCTGGTGTGGGGCGGGGTGGTGGCCGCGCTTCTGGTCTTTGGCTACTCGGGCCCGCGCACCGTGTGGCTTTACCGCGGCATTACCTTTGTCATCTTTTTTATCTCATCCTGCTTTTTTATAAGGGACCGGTTCGTCAAGCATTTCTTTGTGTACCTGATCTGCTATACCTTTATGGCCGTGTGCATCGGCATCGCCCAGTTTGTCATGGTGCGCACCGGCGGAGGCTATCCGGCCATGATCATGGCCACCCTGGTCTTTGATCTGGTCACCTATCCCTTTATCTTTCTGTTTTTCCGCCGGGTGCTGGAGCCGGTGATGGACATCGACAACACCCGGATCTGGAACATCATCTGGGTGCCGCCGCTGCTGTCCTGCTTTCTGATTTCCGTGGCCACGCCCGGCATGCTGGACGCCCAGAGCGTGAGTTATGTGGCCATCCGTACCCTGCTGGGCATCAGCAGCCTTGCCACCTGTTCCATACTGGTCATTGCGCTGGGCCACGTGAGGGAGCAGGCCCGCAGAGAGGCCGAGCTGACCCGGGAGCGGGAGGTGTCCGCCATGAAGCAGAACTTTCTGCACGACCTCTCCCACGAGCTCCAGGTGCCTGTGACCGTGGTGTCCGGCTTTGCCCAGCTCACCGGGGAGATGATGGACGATCCCGACATCGACCGGGCCGCCGTGCGGGATAACATGCGCCGGGTGGACAGCGAGGCCGGGCGCATGGAACGCCTGGTGCGCCAGCTGCTGGACGCCGCGGCGATGGAAAACGGCAGCTTTACCCTGAACCGGCAGGCCGTGGACCTGGTCCCGGTGCTGGAGAACGCCGCCAAAGTGCACTTTCCCGTGCTGGACGGCGGCGGCAACACCCTGCGCCTGAGCCTGCCCCAGGACCTGCCGCCAGTGGACGGCGACCGGGAGCGGCTGCTGCAGGTAGTGCTGAACCTGCTGACCAACGCGGCCAAGCACACCCGGAACGGCCAGATCACCCTGTCCGCCCAGGAGCGGCACGGACAGGTGGAGGTGGCCGTGGCCGACACCGGCGAGGGCATAAGCCCCGAGGCCATGTCAAGGCTCTTTAAACGTTACGCCAAGGGCGGCGGGCCCGACAGCCACGGCCTGGGCCTGTACATCGCCGACCAGATCGTCAAAGCCCACGGCGGCCAGATCGCTGTGGTGAGCGCGCCGGGGAAGGGAACCACTGTGCGCCTGACACTGCCTGTCATGGAGAGGAGAGGATAA
- a CDS encoding response regulator transcription factor codes for MTDKHSHTVLMVEDNEHVLALNQSVLQRKGYRVLTARSLAEAHSLLARKPQVDAAVLDIRLPDGDGLAFIPELRRATPAPVLMLTSSQDYESMVRGLTGGADDYMTKPYRIDELLARIDAMIIRRSAALSATEVVRGPLVLDTVAQRGFLFEQDMLLQPREFALLLFLIRSGEQSVSADALYEAVWKLPPAGSGGAVKTTVSRLRSKLRGSGYTITAVRGQGYQFGPEE; via the coding sequence ATGACCGACAAACATTCACACACTGTACTCATGGTTGAGGACAACGAACACGTGCTGGCCCTTAACCAGTCCGTGCTGCAGCGCAAGGGCTACCGGGTGCTCACCGCCCGGAGCCTGGCCGAAGCCCACAGTCTGCTGGCCCGGAAGCCCCAGGTGGACGCGGCCGTGCTGGACATCCGGCTGCCCGATGGCGATGGCCTGGCCTTTATCCCCGAGCTGCGCAGGGCCACTCCGGCTCCGGTGCTCATGCTGACCAGCAGCCAGGACTACGAGAGCATGGTCCGGGGCCTGACCGGCGGGGCCGACGACTATATGACCAAGCCCTACCGCATTGACGAGCTGCTGGCCCGCATCGACGCCATGATCATCCGGCGGTCGGCGGCCCTGTCCGCCACCGAGGTAGTGCGGGGCCCCCTGGTGCTGGACACCGTGGCCCAGCGGGGGTTTCTCTTTGAACAGGACATGCTGCTCCAGCCCAGAGAGTTCGCCCTGCTGCTGTTTCTGATCCGCAGCGGGGAGCAGAGCGTGTCCGCGGACGCGCTGTACGAGGCCGTCTGGAAGCTGCCCCCTGCCGGCAGCGGCGGCGCCGTCAAGACCACAGTCTCCCGCCTGCGCAGCAAGCTGCGGGGCAGCGGCTATACCATCACCGCAGTCCGCGGCCAGGGCTACCAGTTCGGGCCCGAGGAATAA
- the larC gene encoding nickel insertion protein codes for MEIHSKNGLVFMVQVDHLTGECVGQAIDRLYGAGAANVQVVSAITKKNRPSYVFFIDCCPASGDAVEAVIAGELTSGGWHKLSTEHRYQYNDKLKRPVVIEHGGERLSFSVEGKRFESGSLRPEHDSVMALREAVYEKWQKPVTYDAAYHIAFSVLRDEENSVHHL; via the coding sequence ATGGAGATTCATTCAAAAAACGGGCTTGTCTTTATGGTTCAGGTTGACCACCTGACAGGCGAATGTGTGGGCCAGGCCATCGACCGCCTTTACGGCGCGGGGGCCGCAAATGTCCAGGTGGTGTCCGCCATCACCAAAAAAAACAGGCCGTCCTACGTGTTTTTTATCGACTGCTGCCCCGCTTCCGGAGACGCGGTTGAGGCGGTCATTGCCGGAGAGCTGACCAGCGGCGGCTGGCATAAGCTCAGCACCGAGCACCGCTACCAGTATAACGACAAGCTGAAGCGCCCCGTGGTCATCGAGCACGGGGGAGAACGGCTAAGCTTCAGCGTGGAGGGCAAGCGGTTTGAGAGCGGCAGCCTGCGGCCGGAGCACGACAGTGTCATGGCGCTGCGGGAGGCTGTCTATGAAAAGTGGCAGAAGCCCGTCACCTACGACGCGGCCTACCACATTGCCTTTTCGGTCCTGCGGGACGAAGAAAACAGTGTACACCATCTTTAA
- a CDS encoding GNAT family N-acetyltransferase, whose amino-acid sequence MCEAYINLTVENLDDQHLCCAISDKKHQCGVAAKKQWLRERLPEGHVFRKLDAQGKVFIEYAPLETAWVPVEGERYLYIYCLWVSGSFKGKGHGRALLDYCIQDARSQGCSGVCIMSAKKKKPYLSDKKFLERQGFEVADRVGDYELMALSFDGTLPRFAENARRQEADSPELTIYYSLQCPFIPNCIEQVRDYCEDNDIPLELVAVDTLEKAKTLPAVFNNWAVFYKGQYAGVQLLNTGALKKLLNR is encoded by the coding sequence ATGTGTGAAGCATACATCAATTTAACTGTCGAAAATCTGGACGACCAGCACCTGTGCTGCGCCATTTCGGATAAAAAGCACCAGTGCGGGGTGGCGGCCAAAAAGCAGTGGCTGCGGGAGCGGCTGCCCGAGGGCCATGTTTTCAGAAAGCTGGACGCCCAGGGCAAGGTCTTTATCGAGTACGCCCCGCTGGAAACCGCCTGGGTGCCCGTGGAGGGGGAGCGTTATCTCTACATTTACTGCCTGTGGGTATCGGGCTCCTTTAAGGGCAAAGGCCACGGCAGGGCACTGCTGGATTACTGTATCCAGGACGCCAGAAGCCAGGGCTGTTCGGGGGTGTGCATCATGAGCGCGAAGAAGAAAAAGCCCTACCTGTCCGACAAAAAGTTTCTGGAGCGCCAGGGCTTTGAGGTGGCGGACCGTGTGGGCGACTATGAGCTCATGGCCCTGTCCTTTGATGGCACGCTGCCGCGCTTTGCGGAGAACGCAAGGCGGCAGGAGGCGGACAGCCCGGAGCTGACCATCTATTACAGCCTGCAGTGCCCCTTTATTCCCAACTGCATCGAGCAGGTCCGGGACTACTGCGAGGATAATGACATTCCGCTGGAGCTGGTGGCAGTGGACACCCTGGAAAAGGCCAAAACCCTTCCGGCTGTCTTTAACAACTGGGCGGTTTTTTATAAAGGCCAGTACGCGGGCGTGCAGCTGCTCAATACGGGCGCGCTCAAAAAACTGCTGAACCGGTAA